One window of Candidatus Nitrospira kreftii genomic DNA carries:
- a CDS encoding Aconitate hydratase: MSLELAKKLYAKMPDVCAKARAKFGRPLTLSEKILVSHADNVDTQTWERGKAMLALRPDRVAMQDATAQMAVLQFMQANKQKAAVPSTIHCDHLIRAEMGSEKDLLRAMDENKEVYNFLASAAKKYGIGFWKPGAGIIHQVVLENYAFPGCLIIGTDSHTPNGGGLGGLAIGVGGADAGEVMAGLPWEVLHPKLIGVKLTGKLSGWASPKDVILYLCGLLTVKGGTNKIVEYFGPGAETISATGKGTICNMGAELGATTSVFPFDQKMVDYLNITDRADWAKLAQANKALLMADPEVAQTPEKYYDQIVEIDLSKLEPHVVGPHTPDLARPVSKLKAEAKEKGYPVELKAALIGSCTNSSYEDISRSAHVAQQALKAGLKAKASFLISPGSERIYHTMKRDGFLDTFEKLGGTVLSNSCGPCIGQWKRADGVKGKADSIVSSFNRNFPGRNDGISETLSFLASPEVVTAYAITGDLGFDPVNQTVKGADGNEFKLQPPVGEELPAKGFAKGEEGYVEPAADGSSLTVEIPPTSERLQVLEPFPRWDGKDFEKLPLLIKTKGKTTTDHISPAGPWLKFRGHLDKISDNMFLGANSAFASEPGKGTNVLTGEANLTIAQIARAYKAKGIGSIVVGDENYGEGSSREHAAMSPRFLNVRAVITKSFARIHETNLKKQGILPLTFADPNDYDKIEMNDRLSVVDLANLSPGKPVTVVVHKASGDVKVQANHSMTTQQITWFKAGSALNALN; this comes from the coding sequence ATGTCACTTGAGCTTGCGAAGAAGCTCTACGCGAAGATGCCCGATGTGTGCGCGAAGGCGAGGGCAAAATTCGGCCGCCCGTTGACGTTGTCCGAGAAGATTCTTGTTTCACATGCCGACAACGTCGATACTCAAACTTGGGAGCGCGGGAAAGCCATGCTGGCGCTGCGCCCCGATCGTGTGGCCATGCAGGATGCCACGGCCCAGATGGCAGTGTTGCAGTTTATGCAGGCCAACAAGCAGAAAGCCGCTGTGCCGAGTACTATCCACTGCGACCACTTGATCCGCGCTGAGATGGGGTCCGAGAAGGACTTGCTTCGGGCCATGGATGAGAACAAGGAAGTCTATAACTTCCTCGCGTCCGCCGCAAAGAAGTATGGAATCGGATTCTGGAAGCCTGGCGCCGGGATCATTCACCAAGTGGTCCTGGAAAATTACGCCTTCCCTGGCTGCCTAATTATCGGCACTGATTCACACACGCCGAACGGTGGTGGGTTGGGGGGGCTGGCCATCGGTGTCGGAGGCGCCGACGCCGGTGAAGTGATGGCAGGTTTGCCCTGGGAGGTGCTCCATCCGAAATTGATCGGCGTGAAACTCACCGGTAAATTGAGCGGCTGGGCCTCGCCCAAGGACGTCATTCTCTATCTATGTGGTCTGTTGACCGTGAAGGGTGGGACGAATAAGATCGTTGAATACTTTGGTCCGGGAGCCGAGACGATCAGCGCGACCGGGAAAGGCACCATCTGTAATATGGGTGCTGAGCTAGGCGCGACGACATCGGTCTTTCCCTTCGATCAGAAGATGGTCGACTATTTGAACATCACGGATCGAGCGGATTGGGCGAAATTGGCTCAGGCCAACAAGGCCTTGCTCATGGCGGATCCAGAAGTCGCCCAGACGCCGGAGAAGTACTACGACCAAATCGTTGAGATTGACCTGTCGAAGCTTGAACCACACGTGGTTGGTCCGCATACACCGGACCTCGCGCGGCCGGTTTCAAAGCTGAAGGCGGAAGCAAAGGAGAAGGGGTACCCGGTCGAGCTCAAGGCGGCCCTAATCGGCAGCTGCACGAATTCATCTTACGAAGACATCAGTCGCTCGGCCCATGTGGCACAACAGGCCCTGAAGGCCGGTTTGAAGGCGAAGGCGTCGTTCCTCATTTCCCCTGGATCGGAACGCATTTACCATACAATGAAGCGTGACGGATTCTTAGACACATTCGAGAAGCTTGGTGGTACGGTGCTGTCCAATTCCTGCGGTCCCTGCATCGGGCAATGGAAACGTGCCGATGGGGTCAAAGGCAAAGCCGATTCGATCGTCAGCTCCTTCAACCGGAATTTCCCGGGCCGGAACGATGGGATCAGTGAGACGCTGTCGTTCCTGGCAAGTCCGGAAGTCGTGACGGCCTATGCGATTACCGGTGACTTGGGCTTTGATCCGGTCAATCAGACGGTGAAGGGCGCAGACGGTAACGAATTCAAGCTCCAGCCGCCAGTGGGCGAGGAGTTGCCGGCTAAGGGTTTTGCCAAGGGTGAAGAGGGGTATGTTGAGCCTGCCGCAGACGGCTCAAGTTTGACGGTCGAGATCCCGCCGACAAGTGAGCGGTTGCAAGTACTGGAACCGTTCCCGCGTTGGGACGGAAAAGATTTCGAGAAGTTGCCGCTCTTGATTAAGACCAAAGGCAAGACCACAACAGACCATATCTCTCCGGCTGGGCCTTGGCTCAAGTTCCGAGGCCATCTGGATAAGATCAGTGACAATATGTTTCTCGGTGCCAACAGCGCGTTTGCATCTGAGCCCGGCAAGGGAACGAATGTGTTGACCGGTGAGGCAAACCTGACGATCGCTCAGATCGCCCGAGCCTATAAAGCAAAGGGCATTGGTTCCATCGTCGTCGGCGATGAAAACTATGGCGAGGGCAGCAGTCGTGAGCATGCCGCGATGTCTCCGCGGTTCCTAAACGTCCGCGCCGTCATTACGAAGAGCTTCGCGCGCATCCATGAAACAAATCTGAAGAAGCAGGGCATTCTCCCGCTGACATTCGCCGACCCGAATGACTACGACAAGATCGAAATGAATGATCGGTTGAGCGTGGTGGATTTGGCAAATCTCTCACCGGGGAAGCCGGTCACGGTGGTCGTCCACAAGGCGAGCGGCGATGTGAAAGTTCAGGCCAATCACAGTATGACGACTCAACAAATCACGTGGTTTAAAGCTGGTTCAGCGCTGAATGCGCTCAACTAA
- a CDS encoding Isocitrate dehydrogenase [NADP], with amino-acid sequence MAKADKIIYTKTDEAPMLATYSFLPIINAFSKAAGVSVELRDISLAGRVIAVFPEYLTPEQKQHDALAELGELAKTPEANIIKLPNISASLPQLQETIRELQKQGYKLPEYPENPKDDKEKDVKARYDKVKGSAVNPVLREGNSDRRAPLSVKAHTRKHPHKMGAWSSDSKTHVSHMKGGDFRSNEKSITIPAATTAKIEFVGADGKTTVLKEKVALQSGEVLDATFMSVKALRTFLEEQIEDAKSKGVLFSLHMKATMMKVSDPKIFGHAVTVYYKDVFEKHGETLKKLGVDPDNGLGDLYTKIKALPEDQRKAIESDIQEVYKKRPPMAMVNSDKGITNLHVPSDIIIDASMPPVIRDSGKMWGPDGKAADAKCVIPDSSYAPVYHEVVEFCKKNGAFDPKTMGTVPNVGLMAQAAEEYGSHDKTFKAPGNGTIRIVDAAGNTLHEHKVEAGDIWRACQVKDAPIQDWVKLAVTRARATGSPAVFWLNKDRAHDAELIKKVNAYLPKHDTNGLEIKIMSPADACRFSIQRMKEGKDTISVTGNVLRDYLTDLFPILEIGTSAKMLSIVPLLNGGGLFETGAGGSAPKHVQQFQEEGYLRWDSLGEFLALAASLEHLAKVGNNPVAKILADTLDQANAKFLESNKSPARKVGEIDNRGSHFYLALYWAQALATQTADKRIAERFTKIAKDLGDNEKKIDGELLAAQGKPQDVGGYYHPDDVKAAKAMRPSATLNAIIDAIA; translated from the coding sequence ATGGCGAAGGCAGATAAAATTATCTATACAAAGACCGACGAAGCCCCGATGCTGGCAACTTATTCGTTCCTGCCGATCATCAATGCTTTCTCGAAGGCAGCTGGCGTATCGGTGGAGCTGCGCGACATTTCGCTTGCAGGCCGCGTGATCGCGGTGTTCCCGGAATACTTGACGCCGGAGCAGAAACAACATGATGCCTTGGCCGAGTTGGGCGAACTGGCTAAGACACCGGAAGCGAACATCATCAAGTTGCCCAACATCAGCGCCTCATTGCCGCAGTTGCAAGAGACCATCAGGGAATTGCAGAAGCAAGGGTATAAGCTTCCTGAGTATCCTGAGAATCCGAAAGACGACAAAGAGAAGGACGTCAAGGCTCGCTACGACAAAGTCAAAGGGAGTGCCGTCAATCCGGTGCTGCGTGAAGGCAACTCGGATCGCCGGGCCCCGTTGTCCGTGAAAGCCCATACGAGAAAACATCCGCATAAGATGGGCGCCTGGAGTTCTGATTCCAAGACCCACGTGTCCCACATGAAGGGTGGCGACTTCCGTTCAAACGAAAAGTCGATCACGATCCCTGCAGCGACCACGGCGAAGATCGAGTTTGTGGGCGCCGACGGCAAGACCACCGTGTTGAAGGAGAAGGTGGCGTTGCAATCCGGTGAAGTGTTGGATGCGACCTTCATGAGCGTGAAGGCTTTGCGCACGTTCTTGGAAGAGCAGATTGAGGATGCCAAGAGCAAGGGCGTGTTGTTTTCGCTCCACATGAAGGCCACCATGATGAAGGTCTCGGATCCCAAGATCTTCGGTCATGCAGTGACCGTGTACTATAAGGATGTGTTCGAGAAGCATGGCGAGACGCTCAAGAAGCTGGGCGTCGATCCGGATAACGGTCTCGGCGACCTCTATACCAAGATTAAGGCGTTGCCCGAGGATCAGCGCAAGGCGATCGAATCGGACATCCAAGAAGTCTACAAGAAGCGGCCGCCGATGGCGATGGTGAACAGCGATAAGGGTATCACCAATCTCCACGTGCCGAGCGACATCATCATTGATGCCTCCATGCCGCCGGTCATTCGAGACAGCGGCAAGATGTGGGGGCCGGACGGCAAGGCGGCGGATGCCAAATGCGTCATTCCCGATTCTAGCTACGCGCCGGTCTATCACGAGGTCGTCGAGTTCTGTAAAAAGAATGGCGCCTTCGATCCGAAGACCATGGGGACCGTGCCGAACGTGGGATTGATGGCACAGGCGGCTGAGGAATACGGTTCGCACGACAAAACGTTCAAGGCTCCTGGTAACGGCACCATCCGCATCGTGGATGCGGCCGGCAACACGTTGCATGAACACAAGGTTGAAGCGGGGGACATCTGGCGCGCCTGCCAAGTGAAGGATGCGCCGATTCAAGATTGGGTCAAGCTGGCGGTGACCCGCGCCAGAGCGACCGGCTCGCCGGCGGTATTCTGGTTGAATAAGGACCGTGCGCACGACGCGGAGTTGATCAAGAAGGTGAACGCCTATTTGCCGAAGCATGACACGAATGGTCTTGAGATCAAGATCATGTCACCGGCGGACGCGTGTCGCTTCTCCATCCAGCGGATGAAGGAAGGCAAGGATACAATCTCTGTCACCGGTAACGTACTCCGTGACTATCTCACGGACCTATTCCCGATTCTCGAAATTGGGACCAGCGCCAAGATGCTCTCGATCGTCCCCCTGCTGAACGGCGGAGGCTTGTTCGAAACCGGCGCGGGTGGATCAGCTCCGAAGCACGTGCAGCAGTTCCAGGAAGAAGGCTACCTGCGTTGGGATTCGCTCGGTGAGTTCCTCGCGCTCGCGGCTTCATTAGAACACCTCGCAAAAGTGGGAAACAATCCGGTCGCGAAGATTCTGGCGGATACACTGGATCAGGCCAATGCGAAGTTCTTGGAGAGCAACAAGTCGCCGGCTCGCAAGGTCGGTGAAATCGACAACCGTGGCAGCCACTTCTACCTGGCGCTCTATTGGGCGCAGGCGTTGGCCACTCAGACAGCAGATAAGCGGATCGCTGAGCGATTCACCAAGATCGCGAAGGATCTGGGCGACAACGAAAAGAAGATTGACGGTGAATTGCTGGCCGCGCAAGGTAAGCCGCAAGATGTCGGCGGTTACTATCATCCGGACGATGTCAAGGCTGCCAAGGCCATGCGTCCGAGCGCGACCTTGAACGCGATCATCGACGCAATCGCCTAA
- a CDS encoding 4Fe-4S ferredoxin, with the protein MATDDTNVIDQPEVMKPRMVTIEIAGKKVDVPEGITVVKAMWYAGMDVVRGVGCLGGFCGACATYYRTKDDPKVRTCLACQMAVQDGMSFTMMPPFPARKATYEIKKLQDPKQDLFNLYPEAPLCRNCNACTEACPQKIDVREGVWKAVFGDFKSVSEMFMDCVMCGMCTPVCIADIAPNLVALYVSRAQGAHFTEKPIGLDTRIKEIQDGRFNEAWNKVLKMNEQELADYCATVK; encoded by the coding sequence ATGGCAACAGACGATACCAACGTCATTGATCAGCCAGAGGTGATGAAGCCTCGGATGGTCACGATCGAGATCGCCGGCAAAAAAGTTGATGTGCCGGAAGGGATTACCGTCGTCAAAGCCATGTGGTATGCGGGGATGGACGTCGTTCGTGGGGTCGGCTGTCTCGGCGGCTTCTGCGGCGCCTGCGCCACCTACTATCGTACAAAGGACGACCCCAAGGTCCGTACGTGTCTTGCTTGCCAAATGGCGGTGCAAGACGGGATGTCTTTCACGATGATGCCGCCGTTCCCAGCGCGCAAGGCGACCTACGAAATCAAAAAATTACAAGACCCCAAGCAGGATCTCTTCAATCTATACCCAGAAGCCCCGCTGTGCCGAAATTGTAATGCCTGTACGGAAGCGTGTCCGCAGAAGATCGACGTGCGTGAAGGAGTATGGAAGGCAGTCTTCGGCGACTTTAAGAGTGTCTCTGAGATGTTCATGGACTGTGTCATGTGCGGCATGTGTACGCCGGTGTGTATCGCCGATATCGCACCCAACCTGGTAGCGCTATACGTGAGTCGTGCACAGGGCGCACATTTCACCGAAAAGCCCATCGGACTCGACACCCGCATCAAGGAAATTCAAGACGGCCGATTCAACGAGGCCTGGAATAAGGTTCTCAAGATGAACGAGCAAGAATTGGCCGACTACTGTGCGACGGTAAAATAA
- a CDS encoding Succinate dehydrogenase/fumarate reductase, flavoprotein subunit or L-aspartate oxidase gives MDIHALQQIVHQTRDVRRKQTIPKFAPADRDQLIHKYHPDFRASAYRPIRFGPNEGDRTVVELATLLEGESPILNHAELTPHYTTDVLVIGGGGAGCAAALHAHGAGSKVILATKLRLGDSNSVMAQGGMQISVAPEDSPVTHYIDTLKGGHMENDHDLLKVMVEEGPAIAKWLIELGVLFDRQADGNLHVKKGGGSSKPRLLTCSDYTGLEIMRVLKDEVINQKIQLLEFVAAIELLSDESGNCTGAIFKDLDNQRHVVVAAKCVVLATGGIGRLHIQGFPTSNHYGATGDGLCLSYRMGAKLAHIDTFQYHPSGAVYPEQLIGALVTEGIRSEGGHLVNAKGERFVNELDTRDVVSSSIIRECEEGRGIRTMSGRVGVWLDTPLLDAEHGPGTVEKHFPAMVMQFDRFGIDISKDPVLIYPTLHYQNGGVKIDTNSETNVKNLFVAGEASGGLHGRNRLMGNSLLDLMVFGKRSGLTAAGRAGTMKQGKLTLQHLDRFRAEAKKHGNASGVISPMILPAYTRKVG, from the coding sequence ATGGATATCCACGCACTGCAGCAAATCGTCCACCAGACTCGGGATGTCCGTCGCAAGCAGACTATTCCCAAATTTGCTCCTGCAGATCGCGACCAGCTGATCCACAAGTATCATCCCGATTTCCGAGCGAGCGCTTATCGACCGATCCGGTTCGGTCCCAATGAGGGGGACAGGACAGTCGTCGAACTCGCCACCTTATTGGAAGGCGAAAGCCCGATTCTGAACCATGCTGAACTGACGCCACACTATACGACCGATGTGTTGGTGATCGGCGGCGGCGGGGCTGGTTGTGCGGCGGCCTTGCACGCCCATGGCGCCGGCTCAAAAGTCATTCTGGCGACGAAGCTGCGTTTGGGCGACTCCAATAGTGTGATGGCGCAGGGTGGTATGCAGATCTCCGTTGCGCCGGAAGACTCTCCTGTGACCCACTACATTGATACACTCAAAGGTGGTCACATGGAAAATGACCACGATCTCCTGAAGGTGATGGTCGAAGAGGGGCCCGCTATTGCCAAATGGCTCATCGAGCTCGGGGTGTTGTTTGATCGGCAAGCCGACGGGAATCTACACGTCAAAAAGGGTGGCGGCAGTTCCAAGCCTCGGCTTCTGACCTGTTCCGACTATACCGGCCTGGAAATCATGCGCGTGCTCAAGGACGAGGTCATCAACCAAAAGATTCAGCTGCTCGAGTTTGTGGCCGCCATCGAATTGTTGAGTGACGAATCGGGGAACTGTACTGGGGCCATCTTCAAGGATCTGGATAATCAGCGACACGTGGTCGTGGCGGCTAAGTGCGTCGTTCTCGCGACTGGCGGCATCGGTCGGCTGCACATCCAGGGGTTCCCAACGAGCAATCACTATGGTGCGACCGGCGATGGGCTGTGCCTTTCGTATCGCATGGGCGCCAAGTTGGCTCACATCGACACGTTTCAGTATCACCCGTCAGGAGCAGTCTATCCGGAGCAGTTGATCGGCGCGCTGGTGACTGAAGGGATCCGTTCCGAAGGTGGCCATCTGGTCAACGCCAAAGGCGAACGCTTCGTCAATGAGCTCGACACGCGCGACGTGGTGTCGTCGTCGATCATCCGCGAGTGCGAAGAGGGACGCGGGATCAGGACGATGTCGGGCCGCGTCGGAGTCTGGCTCGATACGCCATTATTGGATGCCGAACATGGTCCAGGCACTGTCGAAAAGCATTTCCCTGCAATGGTGATGCAGTTCGATCGGTTCGGAATCGATATCAGTAAGGACCCCGTTCTGATCTATCCGACCCTGCATTACCAGAACGGCGGGGTGAAGATTGATACGAACTCAGAAACCAACGTCAAGAATCTCTTCGTGGCGGGCGAGGCCTCCGGGGGCCTGCATGGGCGTAATCGGTTGATGGGCAACTCATTGCTCGATCTCATGGTGTTCGGCAAGCGTTCAGGATTGACCGCAGCCGGACGGGCCGGGACGATGAAACAGGGGAAATTGACGCTACAGCATCTCGATCGGTTCCGAGCCGAAGCGAAGAAACATGGCAATGCCAGCGGTGTCATCTCTCCGATGATTCTGCCGGCGTACACGAGAAAAGTGGGGTGA
- a CDS encoding succinyl-CoA synthetase, beta subunit, producing MNVHEFQAKSLFAQFGVPVPRGKEITSPETAIAWANELNTPVFVVKAQIHAGGRGKAGGVKITKDKGAVAGLAKELIGKTLVTHQTGPKGRKVHRLLMEEGANISKELYLSILVDRDTGWPTFIASTEGGMEIEEVAAHTPEKIIKEPIDPAVGFQGYNGRNIAFALGLPRIEPAVMNPFNKMLGNLYRLFMEKDCALVEINPLIITKEKTVVALDGKVSFDDNGLFKHEDLQKMRDLNEEEPLEIEATANNLNYVKLDGNIGCMVNGAGLAMATMDVIKLAGSEPANFLDVGGGATKETVAAGFRILLKDPNVKGIFINIFGGIVRCERIAQGVIDAAKEVKITVPLVVRLQGTNAEEGRKLLAESGLKLDVADDLWEAAQKIVTLTGKAA from the coding sequence ATGAATGTGCATGAATTCCAAGCTAAGTCATTGTTCGCCCAGTTCGGCGTGCCGGTTCCGCGTGGAAAGGAAATCACCTCTCCGGAAACGGCGATCGCTTGGGCGAATGAACTCAACACGCCGGTATTCGTCGTCAAGGCGCAGATCCATGCCGGGGGCCGCGGCAAGGCCGGCGGGGTCAAGATCACGAAAGACAAAGGCGCCGTGGCCGGATTAGCGAAGGAGTTGATCGGAAAGACACTCGTAACCCACCAGACCGGACCCAAGGGCCGCAAGGTCCATCGCCTGTTGATGGAAGAAGGGGCGAACATCTCGAAGGAGTTGTATCTGTCGATTCTCGTCGATCGGGACACGGGATGGCCCACGTTCATCGCCAGCACGGAAGGTGGGATGGAAATCGAAGAGGTTGCCGCTCATACGCCGGAAAAGATCATCAAGGAGCCAATCGATCCAGCCGTGGGATTTCAGGGTTACAACGGGCGGAACATTGCCTTTGCGCTTGGGTTACCCAGAATTGAGCCGGCAGTTATGAACCCCTTCAACAAGATGTTGGGAAATCTGTATCGCCTCTTCATGGAGAAAGATTGCGCCCTCGTAGAAATCAACCCGCTGATCATCACCAAAGAAAAGACCGTCGTTGCACTGGACGGCAAAGTCTCATTCGACGATAACGGCCTCTTCAAGCATGAAGATCTGCAAAAGATGCGCGATCTCAATGAAGAAGAGCCGCTTGAGATCGAAGCGACGGCCAACAATCTCAACTATGTGAAATTGGACGGGAATATCGGCTGCATGGTGAATGGTGCGGGCCTCGCGATGGCGACGATGGATGTGATCAAGCTGGCCGGCAGCGAGCCGGCGAACTTCTTGGATGTCGGCGGCGGTGCGACGAAGGAGACGGTTGCGGCGGGTTTCCGCATTCTACTCAAAGATCCGAACGTCAAGGGCATCTTCATCAACATTTTCGGCGGTATCGTTCGGTGTGAGCGTATCGCCCAAGGTGTGATCGACGCGGCAAAGGAAGTGAAGATCACGGTGCCGTTGGTCGTGCGTTTGCAGGGAACGAATGCCGAGGAAGGTCGCAAGCTGTTGGCCGAATCCGGCCTGAAGTTGGACGTGGCCGACGACCTCTGGGAAGCGGCACAGAAAATTGTGACGTTGACGGGGAAGGCGGCCTAG
- a CDS encoding succinyl-CoA synthetase, NAD(P)-binding, alpha subunit, with the protein MSILVNKNTRVVVQGITGKEGSFHATQCKAYGTKIVAGVTPGKAGQEVEGIPVFNTVRDAVNKQQADTSLIFVPPPFCADAILEAADAGVKLIICITEGIPVNDMVKVKRALRGRDVRLIGPNCPGVITVDEAKIGIMPGFIHKKGVVGVVSRSGTLTYEAVHQLSTLGLGETTCVGIGGDPVNGTGFVDVLPLFEKDPETQAIVMIGEIGGDAEEKAAEFIKKNIKKPVISFIAGITAPPGRRMGHAGAIISGGKGTAAEKMKMLEAAGVKVVKNPAEIGDAVKKALGR; encoded by the coding sequence GTGAGCATATTAGTAAACAAAAATACGCGAGTGGTGGTGCAGGGGATTACGGGCAAGGAAGGCTCGTTCCATGCGACGCAGTGCAAGGCCTACGGCACGAAGATTGTGGCGGGTGTGACCCCGGGCAAGGCTGGGCAGGAGGTTGAGGGTATTCCGGTTTTCAATACGGTGCGCGATGCGGTGAACAAGCAGCAGGCTGACACCTCGCTCATCTTCGTGCCGCCGCCGTTTTGTGCCGATGCGATCCTCGAAGCAGCCGATGCCGGAGTGAAGTTGATCATTTGCATCACCGAAGGCATTCCCGTCAATGATATGGTGAAGGTGAAGCGAGCGCTACGGGGTCGGGATGTGAGGCTGATTGGACCGAATTGCCCTGGCGTCATCACGGTCGATGAAGCGAAGATCGGCATTATGCCTGGCTTCATTCATAAAAAGGGTGTGGTCGGCGTGGTGTCTCGCAGCGGCACCCTCACCTATGAGGCTGTCCATCAACTCTCAACTTTAGGACTAGGTGAGACGACCTGCGTCGGGATAGGCGGCGATCCGGTGAACGGAACAGGGTTCGTGGATGTCCTGCCATTGTTTGAAAAAGATCCAGAGACTCAGGCCATCGTCATGATTGGAGAGATCGGCGGCGATGCAGAAGAAAAAGCGGCTGAGTTCATCAAGAAAAACATCAAGAAACCGGTCATCAGCTTCATCGCCGGTATCACCGCGCCTCCCGGACGTCGCATGGGCCACGCCGGCGCTATTATCTCCGGTGGAAAAGGGACCGCAGCCGAAAAGATGAAAATGCTGGAAGCAGCTGGGGTCAAAGTCGTCAAGAATCCGGCTGAGATCGGCGACGCGGTCAAGAAAGCGTTGGGACGGTAG
- a CDS encoding hypothetical protein (conserved exported protein of unknown function), whose amino-acid sequence MKTRISAMICLLCVLGYPLSASAEDELPTISSGTIEPYMSFMAGVSIPFSQDATFLDGTQPRTIEDVDYQMKQSIGGNGGIWFPTRNKLAGFDLGGEIEGYIWYPDVACCVPNFNGVPANNSQGFEGTTTEVQGIYIGANLMIRRPMGISEAYPNGRWHPYVGIGGGAHQLAMRPGGARGATGASPLADQRHTAPAFQAKGGIKVFLFKYVAAFAEAKYTHAFHDGLTTDRFGQSGVIFGNETGLIVNPYESTIRTIHVHAGLSIHFDVKP is encoded by the coding sequence ATGAAAACGAGAATTTCGGCGATGATTTGTCTCCTCTGTGTTCTGGGCTATCCTCTCTCCGCGTCAGCGGAAGATGAGCTCCCGACAATCTCGTCCGGTACAATTGAGCCCTATATGTCCTTTATGGCGGGCGTGTCGATTCCGTTCAGTCAGGATGCCACGTTTCTTGACGGCACACAGCCACGAACGATCGAGGATGTCGACTACCAGATGAAACAGTCGATCGGTGGCAACGGGGGAATCTGGTTTCCAACCAGAAACAAGCTGGCAGGATTCGATCTCGGTGGTGAAATCGAGGGCTATATTTGGTATCCGGACGTGGCCTGTTGCGTGCCAAACTTTAATGGGGTACCAGCTAATAATTCACAAGGGTTTGAGGGTACCACGACTGAAGTGCAGGGTATCTACATCGGGGCCAATCTTATGATTCGAAGACCGATGGGGATTTCCGAGGCCTACCCCAATGGTCGATGGCATCCGTACGTCGGGATCGGCGGGGGAGCGCATCAGCTCGCGATGAGGCCAGGTGGAGCCCGGGGGGCTACTGGCGCGTCGCCTCTCGCCGACCAGCGGCATACGGCTCCTGCATTTCAGGCAAAGGGAGGAATCAAGGTGTTTCTCTTCAAGTACGTGGCGGCTTTTGCTGAGGCGAAGTATACCCATGCCTTTCACGACGGGCTGACGACGGATCGGTTCGGGCAGTCTGGTGTCATATTCGGCAATGAAACGGGTCTCATTGTAAATCCTTATGAATCCACGATCAGAACAATCCATGTGCATGCTGGGTTGTCGATTCACTTTGACGTGAAGCCATAA